Proteins from one Anopheles nili chromosome 2, idAnoNiliSN_F5_01, whole genome shotgun sequence genomic window:
- the LOC128730862 gene encoding cytochrome P450 4g15-like, protein MILSVAFVATVILLVACWALCRLKRWKHYKASAELDGPRDFPLIGSAHLFFGKSTEEQLRCVIDISNTYQSPCRIWLGPKLFVFIDNADDLQTVLNSPHCLEKADVYRFFQCETGLFSAPASVWRVHRKHLNPCFNAKILASFVTIFNDKSATLVGQLRSRVNDRALFNVYENIAKCTLDMVCATTLGTDMNLQNEEGDEYIAAIERASELLNHRLYKVWLHPEWIYRLTPYYKVQQQCYATAYKMSRKVLALKSDELADIRMRLKNGKTPSNTTGKDTTDDLRKPQIYIDQLFRLAKETDVFDEQAIRDEIDTIILGGNETSALTLSHVVLMLAIHERVQQKVYDEMVDVLGANFTSVELEHLPQLTYMEMVLRETMRLFPVGPVIARQCTDDVKISRTTLPKGVTVVLGIFNVQRSTNHWGPAADVFDPDNFLQERVAQRHAYCFLPFSAGPRNCIGYKYGLMSMKVMLCHLLATYRFSTDLTMAELTLKLDITLKIANKHLVRITER, encoded by the exons ATGATCTTGTCAGTGGCCTTCGTGGCTACGGTTATCCTGTTGGTCGCGTGTTGGGCCCTTTGTCGATTGAAACGCTGGAAACACTACAAAGCTTCGGCTGAGCTGGATGGTCCTCGTGATTTTCCGCTCATCGGCAGCGCGCATCTGTTCTTTGGCAAGAGCACTGAGGAGCAGTTGCGGTGTGTTATCGATATCAGCAACACCTACCAGTCACCTTGCCGTATCTGGCTCGGACCGAAGCTGTTCGTGTTCATCGACAATGCGGACGATCTGCAGACGGTGCTGAATTCGCCGCACTGCCTCGAGAAGGCGGACGTGTATCGGTTTTTCCAGTGTGAGACTGGGTTGTTCTCTGCACCGGCTAGCGTGTGGCGTGTGCATCGGAAACATCTGAATCCGTGCTTCAACGCAAAAATATTGGCCAGTTTTGTGACGATTTTTAATGACAAAAGTGCAACGCTTGTGGGGCAGCTACGATCGCGCGTGAACGATCGGGCGCTGTTCAACGTGTACGAGAACATTGCCAAATGCACTCTGGATATGGTTTGTG CTACGACACTCGGGACTGACATGAACCTACAGAACGAGGAAGGAGACGAGTATATCGCCGCCATCGAAAG AGCGTCGGAGTTGTTGAACCACCGTTTATACAAAGTTTGGCTGCATCCAGAATGGATCTACCGACTGACGCCATACTACAAAGTGCAACAGCAGTGTTACGCGACCGCGTACAAGATGTCCCGGAAGGTGTTGGCTCTAAAGAGCGACGAGCTGGCGGATATCAGAATGCGACTCAAAAACGGGAAGACACCATCGAACACCACCGGGAAGGATACGACGGATGACCTCCGAAAGCCTCAGATCTACATCGATCAGCTATTCCGTTTGGCGAAAGAAACGGACGTGTTTGATGAGCAAGCGATTCGCGATGAGATCGACACGATCATCCTTGGAGGCAACGAAACATCCGCTCTTACACTGTCACACGTCGTGCTGATGCTGGCCATCCACGAACGTGTACAGCAGAAAGTTTACGACGAAATGGTGGACGTACTTGGAGCGAACTTCACGTCCGTGGAGCTCGAGCATCTCCCGCAGCTGACATACATGGAGATGGTGCTGCGAGAAACGATGCGCCTTTTCCCGGTTGGACCTGTGATCGCACGCCAATGCACGGACGACGTTAAGATTT CTAGAACGACACTCCCGAAAGGCGTGACGGTTGTCCTCGGGATCTTCAACGTGCAGCGCAGCACCAACCACTGGGGACCAGCGGCTGATGTCTTCGATCCAGACAACTTCCTACAGGAACGTGTCGCTCAACGCCACGCGTACTGCTTTCTTCCGTTCAGTGCCGGCCCGCGCAACTGCATCGGCTACAAGTACGGCCTGATGTCGATGAAGGTGATGCTGTGCCATTTGCTCGCGACGTACCGGTTCTCGACGGACCTCACGATGGCCGAGCTGACGCTAAAGCTGGACATAACGCTCAAGATCGCAAACAAGCACCTGGTGCGAATCACCGAGCGCTAG
- the LOC128730867 gene encoding glycine N-methyltransferase: MPQADTVFQSRSDGISAEGVRDQYADGKAAKVWEIFIGDKKSRTENYRNFLVEKLRENGVRRILDVACGTGVDSIMLLEEGFEVVSIDASDKMLKYALKERWNRRKESSFDNWVIEEANWLTLYDDIKHLLKGGFDAVMCLGNSFAHLLDNFGDQREQIQAIRNFEKCVKPGGLLLIDHRNYDNIMDTGATPSKCIYYNSSHTTDIKTSVLYVASKPTLVTLDYQISTGSEVSEFRLSYYPHKLRVFEEILQSLFHAARSHEIYGDFKPLTGVSNPAFYIHVVQKATS; this comes from the exons ATGCCACAGGCCGACACCGTGTTCCAGTCCCGCTCGGACGGTATCTCCGCCGAGGGTGTGCGCGATCAGTACGCCGACGGTAAGGCGGCAAAGGTGTGGGAAATTTTCATCGGTGACAAAAAATCCCGCACGGAAAACTACCGCAACTTCCTGGTGGAGAAGCTGCGAGAAAATGGCGTGCGGCGCATACTCGATGTGGCGTGTGGAACGGGCGTCGACTCGATTATGCTGCTGGAAGAAGGCTTCGAGGTCGTGTCCATCGACGCCTCGGACAAGATGCTGAAGTACGCGCTGAAGGAACGGTGGAACCGGCGCAAGGAATCGAGCTTCGATAACTGGG TCATCGAGGAAGCGAACTGGTTGACTCTCTACGACGACATTAAGCATCTGCTCAAGGGTGGCTTCGATGCGGTCATGTGTCTCGGTAACTCGTTCGCCCATCTACTCGACAACTTTGGAGACCAACGCGAGCAGATCCAAGCCATCAGGAACTTTGAGAAGTGCGTCAAACCCGGCGGTCTGCTGCTGATCGATCACCGTAACTACGACAACATCATGGACACGGGAGCGACACCCTCCAAGTGCATCTACTACAAT AGCAGCCACACGACGGACATCAAAACTTCGGTACTGTACGTAGCCTCCAAACCGACGCTGGTCACACTGGACTACCAGATCAGCACGGGTAGCGAGGTCAGCGAGTTCCGGCTGTCATACTACCCGCACAAGCTGCGCGTCTTCGAGGAAATTCTGCAGTCCCTTTTCCACGCGGCACGTTCCCACGAGATCTACGGTGACTTTAAACCCCTGACGGGCGTCTCCAATCCGGCCTTCTACATTCACGTCGTTCAGAAGGCGACGTCCTAA
- the LOC128721790 gene encoding LOW QUALITY PROTEIN: uncharacterized protein LOC128721790 (The sequence of the model RefSeq protein was modified relative to this genomic sequence to represent the inferred CDS: inserted 2 bases in 1 codon; substituted 1 base at 1 genomic stop codon), with protein MALQLVLVYVSVALALVALVCIRWKRRKLYAAAASMDGPPCLPLVGHVYLIFGKRCGEDILQVLDRYAPKYKSPIGMWMGPQLIVGIKDNPEYFQIVMNSPHMLNKMDQYNFFRVVNGLFAAPDHTWKNERKLLNRSFSPIMLSSFVDIFNDKDFIMVENMRKLVGRGEIDLHMTIAKCTIDSIFGKYYINNIHIPLXCHVDRTRVQLSXGTAFGKDLNTQGHDDADEYLHCLDTFFSLVFKRILHVERYPDSIYRLTKDYETETNCLNIIRNMSFDLMQELKQNSKQTKVAHAEQAFEGKPALNFAESLFNLAEHNPTLTEEHIKDHIDTMIIAGHDTTATTMSNLLLMLAMHPEVQEMVYQEVMSVCPDKSKPVTMEEANNLVYTEMVCKETMRLFPVGPLIGRKCVADVKLDEKHTIPAGCCVALGIYQIHRDPSIWGPEPTKFNPDHFLPEKAAERHPYAYLPFSGGPRNCIGIRYAWLSMKILIVHLVRNYRFKTSLKMEDLLIKFAVILRITNGCLVSIEDRGNSPVMNIQFSLVYVAVTLTTLALVCVLWKRRKLYAAAATMNGPLALPLIGQLYLILGKKRKDDFLNVLNRFAPNYNSPVGIWLGPAFVVGINNNPDHFQTVLNSPHLLNKTHHYNFFRVRRGLFSEPDHIWKHDRKLLNRSFSPSILSSFVDIFNEKDFIMVENIRKHVGKGEIDLNLHIAKCMIDALFATSFGKDLNTQGHDGADEYLHTLDTFFSLIFKRILSVERYPDFLYRFTKDYKTETDCWNIIRSMSNTFLKERKLHPRDSKQPTEGDNHEQKPVHIFADNLFDIAAKNSSLTEDHIQDHVDTMIAAGHDTTATTMSNLLLMLAMHPEAQEMVYQEVMSVCPDKSKPVTMEEANNLVYTEMVCKETMRLFPVGPLIGRKCVADVKLDEKHTIPAGASVCIFIYTLHREPSIWGPEPTKFNPDHFLPEKVAKRHPYAYLPFSGGPRNCVGIRYAWLSMKILIAHLVRNYRFNTSLTMQDLVVKFAVILRITNGCIVSIEDR; from the exons ATGGCGCTACAATTGGTGCTAGTGTACGTCAGCGTGGCTTTGGCGCTAGTGGCTTTGGTGTGTATTCGGTGGAAAAGGCGAAAACTGTACGCAGCCGCAGCGAGCATGGATGGGCCACCTTGTCTGCCGTTGGTCGGGCATGTTTATCTCATCTTCGGCAAGCGATGCGGAG AGGACATATTGCAAGTGCTTGATCGATACGCTCCTAAATACAAGTCTCCCATCGGAATGTGGATGGGACCGCAGCTCATCGTCGGTATCAAGGATAATCCCGAGTACTTCCAGATTGTAATGAACTCGCCGCACATGCTGAACAAGATGGACCAGTACAACTTTTTCCGTGTTGTTAATGGTCTTTTCGCTGCTCCAG ACCACACATGGAAAAACGAGCGTAAGCTGCTAAATCGATCGTTCAGCCCGATTATGTTGTCCAGTTTTGTGGATATATTTAATGACAAAGACTTTATCATGGTGGAGAATATGCGGAAACTAGTGGGTCGCGGAGAAATCGATCTCCACATGACCATTGCAAAATGCACCATCGATTCCATTTTTGGCAAGTACTACATAAATAACATTCATATTCCTTTATGATGTCATGTCGATCGTACACGTGTTCAACTTTC AGGAACTGCTTTTGGAAAGGATCTCAACACGCAAGGACACGATGACGCCGATGAGTACCTACATTGTCTGGACACCTTCTTCTCACTCGTGTTCAAGCGAATACTGCACGTGGAACGTTATCCTGATAGCATCTACCGTTTGACGAAGGAttacgaaaccgaaacaaactGTTTGAATATTATACGCAACATGTCGTTCGATTTAATGCAAGAGTTGAAGCAAaattcgaaacaaacgaaggTCGCCCATGCAGAGCAGGCCTTTGAAGGAAAACCCGCACTAAACTTTGCGGAAAGTCTTTTCAATTTGGCAGAGCACAACCCCACGCTAACCGAGGAGCATATCAAAGATCACATTGACACAATGATTATTGCAGGGCACGATACAACCGCCACTACGATGTCAAATCTGCTGCTCATGCTCGCTATGCACCCGGAGGTGCAAGAAATGGTTTACCAGGAGGTGATGAGCGTTTGTCCGGACAAATCCAAGCCCGTTACGATGGAGGAAGCGAATAATCTCGTCTACACTGAGATGGTGTGTAAGGAGACGATGCGCCTCTTTCCTGTGGGTCCTTTGATTGGAAGGAAATGCGTGGCGGATGTTAAACTAGATG AGAAACATACCATTCCAGCTGGATGCTGCGTAGCGCTCGGGATATATCAGATCCATCGGGACCCTTCGATTTGGGGTCCGGAACCGACGAAATTCAATCCTGATCACTTCCTTCCGGAGAAGGCAGCCGAACGGCACCCGTACGCTTATCTTCCCTTTAGCGGAGGTCCTCGAAATTGCATTGGCATCCGATACGCCTGGTTGTCGATGAAAATTCTCATCGTACATCTTGTGAGAAACTATCGCTTTAAGACTTCGCTCAAGATGGAGGATTTACTCATTAAATTTGCCGTCATTCTGAGGATCACCAACGGTTGCCTCGTGTCGATAGAGGATCGCGGCAACAGTCCGGT AATGAACATACAGTTTTCGCTGGTATATGTCGCCGTCACATTGACAACTCTTGCTCTGGTTTGTGTGCTATGGAAACGACGAAAGTTGtatgctgctgcagcaacgaTGAATGGCCCATTGGCTTTGCCTCTAATTGGCCAGCTTTATCTCATCTTGGGGAAAAAACGTAAAG aTGACTTTTTGAATGTGCTCAATCGCTTCGCACCGAATTACAACTCACCCGTGGGAATCTGGCTCGGGCCAGCATTCGTTGTCGGCATCAACAACAATCCGGACCATTTTCAAACAGTTCTCAACTCACCGCACCTGCTTAACAAAACGCATCATTACAACTTTTTCCGTGTACGCCGTGGACTGTTTTCCGAGCCAG ACCACATCTGGAAGCACGATCGGAAACTGCTGAACCGATCGTTCAGTCCCTCGATATTATCCAGCTTTGTGGATATTTTTAACGAGAAAGACTTCATCATGGTGGAGAACATCAGAAAGCATGTTGGGAAGGGTGAAATTGATCTGAATTTACATATTGCGAAGTGCATGATTGATGCGTTGTTTG CAACTTCGTTTGGAAAGGATCTCAACACCCAAGGACACGACGGAGCGGACGAATATCTTCACACATTGGATACGTTTTTTTCGCTCATATTCAAGCGTATTCTGTCTGTTGAACGGTACCCGGATTTTTTGTACCGCTTTACAAAAGACTACAAAACCGAAACGGACTGCTGGAACATCATCCGTAGTATGTCCAACACATTTCTAAAGGAACGGAAACTGCATCCACGTGATTCGAAGCAACCGACTGAGGGAGACAATCACGAGCAGAAACCGGTACACATTTTTGCGGACAACCTGTTTGATATAGCTGCGAAAAATTCATCGCTAACCGAGGATCACATTCAGGACCATGTCGATACCATGATTGCCGCTGGGCACGATACAACCGCCACTACGATGTCAAATCTGCTGCTCATGCTCGCTATGCACCCGGAGGCGCAAGAAATGGTTTACCAGGAGGTGATGAGCGTTTGTCCGGACAAATCCAAGCCCGTCACGATGGAGGAAGCGAATAATCTCGTCTACACTGAGATGGTGTGTAAGGAGACGATGCGCCTCTTTCCTGTGGGTCCTTTGATTGGAAGGAAATGCGTGGCGGATGTTAAACTAGATG aaaaacacaccattcCAGCGGGTGCGTCCGTATGCATCTTTATCTATACTCTACACCGTGAGCCGTCCATTTGGGGCCCAGAGCCGACGAAATTCAATCCCGATCATTTTCTTCCCGAGAAAGTGGCAAAGCGTCACCCGTACGCTTATCTACCATTTAGTGGAGGTCCTAGAAACTGCGTAGGCATCCGATACGCCTGGTTGTCGATGAAAATTCTCATCGCACATCTCGTACGAAACTATCGCTTTAACACATCGTTGACTATGCAGGACTTAGTGGTGAAGTTTGCCGTCATACTAAGAATCACTAACGGGTGTATAGTTTCGATAGAAGATCGGTGA